GATCAAACGGGATGTTCCAGTACATCGGCATCACTATGGGCCGTTGCGTCACCGCGGGCCAGCGACCCGAACAGCACGACGGCCTGGACCGCCGGGTTGCATTGCAGCAGGTCCGTTGCCCAGGACCTCAACTGCGTGAGGACGGCGTCGAGGTCCAGCCTCCAAACCCTGACCTGCACAATAGTCCACCACCTCGCGGGCGAGTTGGGCCGCCTCCGATGCGGCATAGGCCCGGGGTCAAAGCCGGGGGCCGGCCGGTTGGCCGCCTGGCAAGCCTCCAAAACGGTGGCGAACACAACCACCATGACGTTGCCTGTCACCCCCCGGGACGGTAAGCTTGAGCAAGAACGGGTTTGGCTGGTGGCGGGAATTGCGGGCATGGTCCGTGGATAAAGGACCTGGGTGAATTTGTATACCGGTTTCTGGGGTCCATTGTTGCCCGTCATCGAGCCGGATTCCCGCCTGGTCCATGGTGACACGGTGCGGTGCGTCCCGCACTGCGGTACGGCATCCGAGCGTCGGTGGATCCTGCCTCAAGGAATCGCCCGGCAAAACCCATTCACTGCCCAGAAGGGAGAGGGACGATGCCCGGGTTGCCTCGCGTAGCCGTCATCCTCGCCGGAGGCGAGGGGCGCCGGCTCTGGCCGGCAAGCACGCCCCGACGGCCCAAGCAGTTCCTGCGGCTCTTCGGCGGCAGGACGCTCCTTGAGGCCACGTGGGAACGAGCCCGGGCGGTGCCCGGCGTCGTCGACGTGTGGGTGGTCACAGGGGCGCCCTACGTGGAGC
This is a stretch of genomic DNA from Thermaerobacter sp. PB12/4term. It encodes these proteins:
- a CDS encoding nucleotidyltransferase family protein translates to MTGNNGPQKPVYKFTQVLYPRTMPAIPATSQTRSCSSLPSRGVTGNVMVVVFATVLEACQAANRPAPGFDPGPMPHRRRPNSPARWWTIVQVRVWRLDLDAVLTQLRSWATDLLQCNPAVQAVVLFGSLARGDATAHSDADVLEHPV